In a genomic window of Anoxybacter fermentans:
- the pknB gene encoding Stk1 family PASTA domain-containing Ser/Thr kinase, which yields MIGKVLNGRYELTEILGEGGMALVYKARDLILDRWVALKILRPQLVSDKDFVKRFHREAKAVARLSHPNVVNIYDIGQDGDIHYLVMENIQGENLKEKIQREGILDPAEALDIAIQICEALVVAHRNNIIHCDIKPHNILITPEGGVKVTDFGIARAVNSATLAQTETVIGTAHYFSPEQARGGTINARSDLYSLGVVLYEMLTGQVPFRGDSPITVALKHINEEPLPPSQLNEKLPKRIDKLVMKALHKDPDKRFANASEMLNALRGMVKTFERKDGDEIKTYLDSDETQVLPRISDQHYNKTAAGHEVKERKGSGFVRFVKIMLILLFTFIILGAVGFWALEQYTKVPVVKVPDFIGLSKEEAQQKAREIGLRVIFNEFKVSSPEIPADHVVSQDIEAGKEVKKNRVIMLTLSKGATMTTVPNLIGLEMREVKVALHEADLVLGEVEYQFTDKIPKGQVMTQDPPANEQVKSGTKVNLIFSKGSEPIMGTIPNVIGLSRKEAERRIEEANFVVGEIIEEETTRFLAGQVANQNPVAGTVAPEGTPINLTISKGLRNPKGSSTYSFTATINVSEGSYNQKIQVVVIDDNGRDIIYDKVHHPGDHIVIRDIHTVGPTILQVFINGELVREERYGF from the coding sequence ATGATTGGGAAAGTGTTAAACGGCAGATATGAATTGACAGAAATTTTGGGAGAAGGGGGAATGGCCCTGGTCTATAAAGCCAGGGATTTAATCCTGGACCGTTGGGTTGCTTTAAAAATTTTACGTCCCCAGTTGGTTTCAGACAAGGATTTTGTTAAACGGTTTCATAGAGAAGCCAAAGCTGTTGCCCGACTTTCCCATCCCAATGTGGTAAATATTTATGATATTGGTCAGGACGGGGATATTCATTATCTGGTTATGGAAAATATCCAGGGAGAAAATTTAAAAGAAAAGATTCAAAGAGAAGGGATTTTAGATCCGGCTGAAGCTTTAGATATTGCTATTCAGATCTGTGAAGCTTTAGTTGTTGCCCATCGCAATAATATTATTCACTGTGATATTAAGCCCCACAATATTTTGATTACACCAGAGGGTGGTGTGAAGGTTACAGATTTTGGGATTGCACGGGCAGTAAATTCAGCTACCCTGGCCCAGACAGAGACGGTGATTGGTACAGCCCACTATTTCTCCCCAGAACAGGCCAGAGGTGGAACTATCAATGCCAGATCGGATCTTTATTCTTTAGGGGTTGTCTTATATGAAATGCTTACCGGACAGGTTCCCTTCCGTGGTGATAGCCCCATTACAGTAGCTTTAAAGCATATCAATGAAGAGCCATTGCCGCCAAGTCAGCTAAATGAAAAATTACCAAAACGTATTGACAAATTGGTGATGAAGGCCCTTCATAAAGATCCCGATAAACGGTTTGCCAATGCTTCTGAGATGCTCAATGCTTTACGGGGAATGGTTAAGACCTTTGAGAGAAAAGATGGGGATGAGATTAAGACCTATCTGGATAGTGACGAAACTCAGGTTTTACCACGGATTTCGGATCAGCACTATAATAAAACAGCGGCGGGTCATGAAGTTAAAGAAAGAAAAGGTTCTGGGTTTGTCCGGTTTGTCAAAATCATGCTCATTCTACTTTTTACATTTATTATCCTGGGAGCAGTCGGTTTTTGGGCTTTAGAGCAATATACAAAAGTACCTGTAGTTAAAGTTCCTGATTTTATAGGTTTAAGTAAAGAAGAGGCCCAACAGAAGGCCAGAGAGATTGGATTAAGGGTAATTTTCAATGAATTTAAAGTATCAAGTCCGGAAATTCCTGCTGATCATGTTGTTTCCCAGGATATTGAAGCAGGTAAAGAAGTAAAGAAAAATCGTGTGATTATGTTGACCTTAAGTAAAGGCGCTACCATGACAACAGTTCCGAATTTGATTGGTCTGGAGATGCGTGAAGTAAAAGTAGCCTTGCATGAGGCTGATCTGGTGTTAGGGGAAGTGGAATATCAATTTACAGATAAGATTCCCAAGGGCCAGGTAATGACCCAGGATCCTCCAGCCAATGAACAGGTGAAGAGTGGGACAAAGGTAAATTTAATCTTTAGTAAAGGATCTGAACCGATTATGGGAACGATTCCCAATGTTATTGGACTCAGTCGAAAGGAAGCTGAACGTAGAATTGAAGAAGCCAACTTTGTAGTTGGTGAGATTATAGAAGAAGAGACTACCAGGTTTTTAGCTGGTCAGGTAGCAAATCAAAATCCTGTAGCTGGTACCGTGGCACCTGAAGGAACACCCATCAATCTAACTATCAGTAAAGGATTGAGAAATCCCAAGGGTTCATCTACCTATTCTTTTACTGCTACAATTAATGTTTCAGAAGGTTCTTATAACCAGAAGATTCAAGTTGTGGTAATTGATGATAATGGTCGGGATATAATTTATGATAAAGTTCATCATCCAGGAGATCATATTGTTATTAGGGATATCCATACTGTTGGACCTACAATTCTTCAGGTCTTTATTAATGGAGAGTTGGTCAGAGAAGAAAGATATGGTTTTTAG
- a CDS encoding Stp1/IreP family PP2C-type Ser/Thr phosphatase, with protein MDYGVRSDVGKVRTINQDSYLALDGDIKIFAVADGMGGHKAGEVASAMAIETIRQYQGQREDIRQMLKDIIMDAHKRIYERQLNDPACQGMGTTLTIAVIKENLLYIGHVGDSRVYLYRDQDLLQITTDHSLVNELLKNDQISEEEAKNHPHKHILLQALGSGNELNVEINCFSLERSDIILLCTDGLNNMLTKEEIIQILKGEGSLQEKSELLVEAANNKGGLDNITVILFKA; from the coding sequence ATGGATTACGGGGTAAGAAGCGATGTGGGAAAGGTTAGAACCATAAATCAGGATAGTTATCTTGCCCTGGATGGAGATATAAAAATCTTTGCAGTTGCAGATGGAATGGGAGGACATAAGGCTGGGGAAGTTGCAAGTGCTATGGCTATTGAGACTATCCGCCAATATCAGGGGCAGAGAGAAGATATTCGTCAGATGTTAAAAGATATAATTATGGATGCCCATAAAAGAATTTATGAGAGGCAGCTTAATGATCCTGCATGTCAGGGAATGGGTACAACTTTGACTATTGCTGTGATTAAAGAAAATTTACTTTATATTGGTCATGTTGGAGATAGCCGTGTTTATTTATATCGTGATCAGGACTTATTACAGATTACTACTGATCATTCTCTGGTTAATGAACTTTTAAAAAATGATCAAATTTCAGAGGAAGAAGCTAAAAATCATCCCCATAAACATATTTTACTTCAAGCTCTCGGATCAGGCAATGAATTAAATGTTGAAATCAATTGCTTTTCATTGGAAAGGTCTGATATAATACTTTTATGTACTGATGGATTAAACAATATGTTAACAAAAGAAGAGATTATTCAGATTCTTAAAGGAGAGGGTTCTCTTCAGGAGAAATCAGAACTTTTAGTTGAAGCAGCTAACAATAAAGGTGGTTTGGATAATATTACGGTAATTCTTTTTAAGGCTTAA
- a CDS encoding FhaA domain-containing protein, giving the protein MNFLRRILGKKVLKPRDIALKIKRLMDSSKTESVFKIYVPYRYRVFISDEDMKRLEPFRPFLIKELIDYIHRYADKQGYHLLGEPEIFIKVDKKLGQGNFKVEPIYEDNGKQTMIFDKGEIFAISENQDVTRVFKKKSGGSPILEVLEGNDEGKKFNLIGSIITIGRREDNQIMINDPNVSRYHARIVYNNNNWQIEDLNSTNGVFINGKRITISPLKSGDKICIGSTLLKFRLK; this is encoded by the coding sequence ATGAATTTTTTACGAAGAATATTGGGCAAGAAGGTTTTAAAACCCAGAGATATAGCTTTAAAAATCAAGCGGTTGATGGATTCTTCTAAGACAGAAAGTGTCTTTAAAATATATGTGCCTTATCGTTATCGGGTATTTATTTCAGATGAAGATATGAAAAGATTAGAGCCTTTTCGTCCTTTTTTAATTAAAGAGCTTATTGATTATATTCACCGATATGCCGATAAACAGGGTTACCATCTTTTGGGTGAACCTGAAATATTTATAAAGGTAGATAAAAAACTTGGCCAGGGGAACTTTAAAGTAGAACCTATCTATGAAGATAATGGCAAACAGACAATGATTTTTGATAAAGGAGAAATATTTGCTATATCGGAAAATCAGGATGTGACAAGGGTTTTTAAAAAAAAGTCTGGTGGTAGTCCAATCCTCGAGGTTCTTGAGGGAAATGATGAAGGAAAAAAGTTTAATCTGATTGGATCAATTATAACAATAGGCAGAAGAGAAGATAATCAGATAATGATCAATGATCCCAATGTTTCCCGCTATCATGCCCGGATTGTTTATAATAATAACAATTGGCAGATTGAGGATTTAAATAGCACCAATGGGGTATTTATCAATGGTAAAAGAATAACGATTAGTCCACTGAAATCAGGAGATAAAATTTGCATAGGTTCCACACTGTTGAAATTTCGATTAAAATGA
- the rlmN gene encoding 23S rRNA (adenine(2503)-C(2))-methyltransferase RlmN: MEKIDLKSMSLDELKNFIEEEIGEKSFRAGQIFQWLHRKNVTSFNEMNNIPKDLRKKLDEKAFIQVLTPIAKKEAKDGTIKYLFRLNDNETIESVYLPYDDGRHSICISTQVGCGMGCIFCATGLGGFVRNLLPSELVDQIYAVQRDLNVKISNVVLMGMGEPLQNYDASLKAIRLLNHPKGANIGIRRITLSTCGLVPKIRRLAEEKLQLVLAISLHAPNDELRNRLMPINKKYPLKELIAACKDYTEITNRRVTFEYALMAGINDQTEHARQLVQLLKGLLCHVNLIPINPVPKTGFIRPNEEQIYRFQGILKKAGIETTIRKERGTDIDAACGQLRSRNWEARS, translated from the coding sequence ATGGAGAAAATTGATCTAAAATCCATGAGTTTAGATGAACTGAAAAACTTTATAGAAGAGGAGATAGGCGAAAAGAGCTTTCGAGCCGGGCAAATCTTTCAATGGCTCCATCGAAAGAATGTTACTTCTTTTAATGAAATGAATAATATTCCTAAGGATTTACGGAAAAAACTTGATGAAAAGGCATTTATTCAGGTTCTAACCCCGATAGCAAAAAAGGAAGCGAAAGATGGAACTATTAAATATCTTTTTCGTTTAAATGATAATGAAACCATAGAAAGTGTATATTTACCTTATGATGATGGTCGGCACAGTATTTGCATATCTACCCAGGTTGGTTGTGGGATGGGTTGTATATTCTGTGCTACCGGATTGGGTGGATTTGTCCGGAATCTCTTACCCAGTGAATTGGTGGACCAGATTTATGCTGTACAAAGGGATTTGAATGTAAAAATTTCAAATGTTGTTTTAATGGGAATGGGGGAACCTTTACAAAATTATGATGCTTCTTTAAAAGCTATTCGTCTTTTAAATCATCCTAAAGGTGCAAATATTGGCATTAGGCGAATTACCCTTTCTACATGTGGTCTTGTACCTAAGATCAGGCGTTTAGCGGAGGAGAAATTGCAGTTGGTATTAGCTATTTCTCTCCATGCCCCCAATGATGAACTTAGAAATCGGTTAATGCCTATAAATAAGAAATATCCTTTAAAAGAATTAATAGCGGCCTGTAAAGATTACACAGAGATTACTAATAGACGTGTGACCTTTGAATATGCTTTGATGGCGGGAATAAATGATCAAACAGAACATGCCCGTCAGTTAGTTCAACTTCTTAAGGGACTGCTCTGTCATGTTAATTTAATTCCTATCAATCCTGTTCCAAAGACAGGTTTTATAAGGCCTAATGAAGAGCAGATTTATAGATTTCAGGGAATTCTTAAAAAAGCAGGAATTGAGACAACCATACGTAAAGAGCGGGGAACGGATATTGACGCAGCCTGTGGTCAACTTAGGTCCCGTAACTGGGAGGCGAGGAGTTGA